The Halichoerus grypus chromosome 14, mHalGry1.hap1.1, whole genome shotgun sequence genome contains a region encoding:
- the LOC118545511 gene encoding olfactory receptor 1J4-like — protein sequence MSLKNQSSMSEFLLLGLPIRPEQQGVFFALFLGMYLTTVLGNLLIILLIRLDSCLHTPMYFFLSHLAFSDISLSSVTVPKTLMNMQTQQQSIPYVGCISQVYFFLFFGCLDTLLLTVMAYDRYLAVCHPLHYTTIMEDRLCIILVAGSWLFSCVQALLHTLLVDQLSFCAGTIIPHFFCDLAVVLKSSCSDTSLNELLILTEGGFVFTLPLSGILASYIRMAGIILKVPSFKRISKALSTCGSHLFVVFLYYGTIAGVYFFPSSGNSKNKNIIASVMYMVVTPMLNPFIYSLRNKDMKHALQKIFRAKDSPLV from the coding sequence ATGAGTCTGAAGAACCAGAGCAGCATGTCCGAGTTCCTCCTCCTGGGGCTCCCCATCCGGCCAGAGCAGCAGGGTGTGTTCTTCGCCCTGTTCCTGGGCATGTACCTGACCACGGTGCTGGGGAACCTGCTCATCATCCTGCTCATCAGGCTAGATTCTTGcctccacacccccatgtacttcttcctcagcCACTTGGCCTTCTCTGACATTTCCCTTTCATCTGTCACAGTTCCAAAGACGTTGATGAACATGCAGACTCAGCAACAATCCATCCCCTATGTGGGGTGCATTTCACaggtgtatttctttttattttttggttgccTTGACACTCTTCTTCTCACAGTGATGGCCTATGACAGGTATTTGGCTGTCTGTCACCCTCTCCACTACACCACCATCATGGAGGACAGGCTTTGTATTATCCTAGTGGCTGGATCCTGGTTGTTCTCTTGTGTCCAAGCTCTGTTGCACACCCTCCTCGTGGACCAGTTGTCCTTCTGTGCCGGGACTATCATCCCCCACTTCTTTTGTGATCTTGCTGTTGTGCTCAAGTCCTCCTGCTCAGACACCTCCCTCAATGAGCTGCTTATCCTCACTGAAGGAGGATTCGTCTTCACCCTGCCATTGAGTGGTATCTTGGCCTCATATATCCGCATGGCAGGCATCATTCTGAAGGTCCCCTCTTTCAAAAGAATCTCCAAAGCCTTGTCTACATGTGGCTCCCACCTCTTTGTGGTGTTTTTATACTATGGGACAATTGCCGGTGTTTACTTTTTCCCTTCATCAGGCaactccaaaaacaaaaatataattgctTCTGTGATGTACATGGTGGTCACTCCTATGCTGAATCCCTTCATCTACAGCCTGAGGAATAAGGATATGAAACATGCTCTTCAGAAAATTTTTAGAGCCAAAGACTCCCCCTTGGTGTGA
- the LOC118545555 gene encoding olfactory receptor 1J4-like: protein MRKENQSSVSEFLLLGLPIQPEQQGVFFTLFLGMYLTTVLGNLLIILLIRLDSHLHTPMYFFLSHLAFSDISLSSIIVPKMLMNMQTQQQSIPYVGCISQMYFFIVFVCLDNFLLAVMAYDRYVAICQPLHYTTVMRQELCISLVAGSWFFCCIHALLHTLLLVQLSFCADNTIPHFFCDLTVLLKMSCSDISLNELVIFTEGGMFFILPLSSILGSYIRIGTTVLRIPSTKGLFKAFSTCGSHLFVVSLYYGTLAGVYFFSSSWDCSDKDIIASVMYTVVTHMLNPFIYSLRNKGIKQALEIFVKRANF from the coding sequence ATGAGGAAGGAGAACCAGAGCAGCGTGTCTGAGTTCCTCCTCCTGGGGCTCCCCATCCAGCCAGAGCAGCAGGGTGTATTCTTCACCCTGTTCCTGGGCATGTACCTGACCACAGTGCTGGGGAACCTGCTCATCATCCTGCTCATCAGGTTGGACTCTcacctccacacccccatgtacttcttcctcagcCACTTGGCCTTCTCTGATATTTCCCTTTCATCTATTATAGTTCCAAAGATGCTCATGAACATGCAGACTCAGCAACAATCCATTCCTTATGTGGGGTGCATTTCTCAGatgtattttttcatagtttttgtttgtcttgacAACTTCCTTCTTGCAGTGATGGCATATGACAGGTATGTGGCCATCTGTCAGCCACTCCACTACACCACTGTCATGAGGCAGGAGCTGTGTATCTCATTAGTAGCTGGGTCCTGGTTCTTCTGTTGCATCCATGCCCTGTTGCACACCCTTCTCTTGGTCCAACTGTCCTTCTGTGCTGATAATACCATCCCCCACTTCTTCTGCGACCTTACTGTGCTCCTGAAGATGAGCTGCTCAGACATCTCTCTCAATGAACTGGTCATCTTTACTGAAGGAGGAATGTTTTTCATCCTGCCCTTGAGTAGTATCTTGGGCTCATATATCCGTATAGGGACAACTGTCCTGAGGATCCCCTCTACTAAGGGACTCTTTAAAGCCTTTTCTACCTGTGGCTCCCAtctttttgtggtgtctttatacTATGGGACACTTGCAGGTGTTTACTTTTTCTCCTCATCATGGGACTGCAGTGACAAAGACATAATTGCTTCGGTCATGTATACTGTAGTTACCCATATGCTGAATCCCTTTATCTATAGCCTGAGGAACAAAGGTATAAAACAGGCCCTAGAAATATTTGTCAAGAGGGCTAACTTTTAA